Proteins from a genomic interval of Diaminobutyricimonas aerilata:
- a CDS encoding O-antigen ligase family protein: protein MTALAVPTTADGPVGEATRDLPAWPVLALLWGMPAWWALGMLPFATVIMAVPMVALLMLHRRVVIVPGILPWWAFVAWMIPCALMLDSLGRLLGFGVRFAQFASIAILLFYICNATRSLTARRLLAGLTFVWLFVIVGGYLGMLWPDVTLTATIGRLLPGALRENEYIADLVFPPLAEIQTPWGAEEPFVRPSAPFAYTNGWGAAIAILTPIAVANALLRRSRGGMLVLVGGLLASIAPAVATSNRGLFIGLAIAIVYVVLRLAGRGQWLPVLGVAALSTALLVLLTLSGFLDAITARQDTVDTTEGRGDLYEETFVRTLDSPILGYGAPRPSFTSEITVGTQGMVWNALFCFGFVGLALFAVFLVGGLLRTWAAPTPAALWMHASVVAAIAMSIFYGLDRHMLTIGIVLALLLREKYLGVGDVAPETTAGGRSAPAPVVS, encoded by the coding sequence GTGACCGCCCTCGCCGTTCCGACCACCGCCGACGGGCCGGTCGGCGAAGCGACTCGCGACCTGCCGGCATGGCCGGTGCTCGCGCTGCTCTGGGGGATGCCGGCCTGGTGGGCGCTCGGGATGCTGCCGTTCGCGACCGTCATCATGGCGGTGCCCATGGTGGCCCTGCTGATGCTGCACCGCCGCGTCGTGATCGTCCCGGGCATCCTCCCCTGGTGGGCCTTCGTCGCCTGGATGATCCCGTGCGCACTCATGCTCGATTCGCTCGGCCGGCTGCTCGGCTTCGGAGTGCGTTTCGCCCAGTTCGCCTCGATCGCGATCCTGCTCTTCTATATCTGCAACGCCACGCGCTCGCTCACGGCCCGACGCCTGCTCGCGGGGCTCACCTTCGTGTGGCTCTTCGTGATCGTGGGCGGCTACCTGGGGATGCTCTGGCCCGACGTGACGCTCACGGCGACGATCGGGCGGCTGCTCCCGGGTGCCCTGCGTGAGAACGAGTACATCGCCGATCTCGTCTTCCCTCCCCTCGCCGAGATCCAGACCCCGTGGGGTGCCGAGGAGCCCTTCGTCCGCCCGTCCGCACCGTTCGCCTACACGAACGGTTGGGGCGCGGCCATCGCCATCCTCACGCCCATCGCGGTCGCGAACGCGCTCCTGCGTCGCAGCCGGGGCGGGATGCTCGTGCTCGTCGGCGGTCTGCTCGCGAGCATCGCACCGGCCGTCGCGACCTCGAACCGGGGGCTGTTCATCGGTCTCGCAATCGCCATCGTCTACGTGGTGCTCCGGCTCGCCGGTCGCGGGCAGTGGCTGCCCGTCCTGGGCGTGGCCGCCCTGTCGACGGCACTCCTGGTGCTGCTCACGCTCTCCGGCTTCCTCGACGCGATCACCGCGCGGCAGGACACCGTCGACACGACGGAGGGACGCGGCGACCTCTACGAGGAGACCTTCGTCCGCACCCTCGATTCGCCGATCCTCGGCTACGGCGCGCCGCGCCCGTCGTTCACGAGCGAGATCACGGTGGGCACGCAGGGCATGGTGTGGAACGCGCTGTTCTGCTTCGGGTTCGTCGGTCTGGCCCTCTTCGCCGTGTTCCTCGTCGGCGGCCTCCTGCGCACGTGGGCCGCCCCCACCCCGGCCGCCCTCTGGATGCACGCGAGCGTCGTCGCCGCGATCGCGATGAGCATCTTCTACGGACTCGACCGGCACATGCTGACCATCGGCATCGTGCTCGCCCTGCTGCTGCGCGAGAAGTACCTCGGTGTCGGCGATGTCGCGCCGGAGACGACGGCGGGCGGGCGGTCCGCTCCGGCCCCGGTGGTGTCGTGA
- a CDS encoding lipopolysaccharide biosynthesis protein — MIGTADRGGLARSGVISLAGSAFAAIAALALTLLIGNGLGASGTGVFFQAVGIFTVLTQMLKLGTNSGIIRELARQRAHDERGGAWRTVLIALVPVVVVSVVVAVAVAVYADVIAGWLGPARQRDELTVLLGDLAPYLVVASAMSVLQTASRMVRGVGTFTLLQNVLLPASRLIAAGAVLVLGWGALSAFRGWLLPLPVWLAATIVVVAVPLVRDVRDRSPGDAGWRRSSAAFWRFSAARGVGAALETVFEWADVLLVAALASPADAGVYAVVTRTVRAGQVVDRAMRIAAAPTISGLLARGDVDAARTLHTRVARTMILATWPFYLVLALSGAAVLQLFGPEFVRGAGVLAVLAAVTMITTAAGMLQSILLQGGRSSWQVGNKAVAVVLIIGLNVLLLPSLGLLGAAIAWSAAVAADTVLAAWQVHRRMGVRLEPARLLSAAVPALVVFGAGGLVVRALSGDAPIPAALGSVALGLVYLAWLWLDRHRLGLDPVWALVLPRRGRPRQLPPGTPEAPPAL; from the coding sequence GTGATCGGCACGGCGGACCGCGGCGGACTCGCCCGCAGCGGTGTCATCAGTCTCGCGGGGTCGGCCTTCGCGGCGATCGCCGCGCTCGCTCTCACCCTGCTCATCGGCAACGGACTCGGCGCGTCCGGCACCGGTGTCTTCTTCCAAGCCGTCGGCATCTTCACCGTGCTCACCCAGATGCTCAAGCTCGGCACGAACAGCGGCATCATCCGTGAACTCGCCCGACAGCGCGCGCACGATGAGCGGGGCGGCGCGTGGCGCACCGTGCTCATCGCCCTCGTCCCGGTGGTCGTCGTCTCGGTCGTGGTCGCCGTCGCCGTCGCCGTCTACGCCGACGTGATCGCCGGGTGGCTCGGACCCGCGCGGCAGCGGGACGAGCTCACCGTGCTGCTTGGCGACCTCGCGCCCTACCTCGTCGTCGCCTCCGCCATGAGCGTGCTGCAGACCGCGTCGCGGATGGTCCGCGGGGTCGGCACGTTCACGCTGCTGCAGAACGTGCTGCTGCCGGCGAGCCGTCTCATCGCCGCAGGGGCGGTGCTCGTGCTCGGGTGGGGCGCGTTGAGCGCGTTCCGCGGTTGGCTGCTGCCCCTCCCCGTCTGGCTCGCCGCAACGATCGTCGTGGTCGCGGTGCCGCTCGTGCGGGACGTGCGGGACCGCTCACCCGGAGACGCCGGCTGGCGCCGATCGAGCGCCGCGTTCTGGCGTTTCAGCGCCGCCCGCGGTGTCGGGGCGGCACTCGAGACCGTGTTCGAATGGGCGGACGTGCTGCTCGTCGCCGCGCTCGCGTCGCCCGCCGACGCGGGCGTCTACGCCGTCGTCACACGAACCGTGCGGGCCGGACAGGTGGTCGACCGCGCGATGCGGATCGCGGCGGCGCCGACGATCTCCGGGTTGCTGGCCCGCGGCGACGTGGACGCGGCCCGGACCCTGCACACCCGCGTCGCGCGCACGATGATCCTGGCGACGTGGCCGTTCTACCTCGTGCTCGCGCTGTCGGGCGCGGCGGTGCTGCAGCTGTTCGGGCCCGAGTTCGTCCGAGGCGCCGGCGTGCTCGCGGTGCTCGCCGCGGTCACGATGATCACGACGGCCGCCGGCATGCTGCAGAGCATCCTCTTGCAGGGCGGGCGCAGCTCGTGGCAGGTCGGCAACAAGGCCGTCGCCGTCGTGCTCATCATCGGGCTCAACGTGCTGCTGCTGCCGTCTCTCGGCCTGCTCGGCGCCGCGATCGCCTGGTCGGCAGCCGTCGCCGCGGACACCGTGCTCGCCGCCTGGCAGGTGCACCGGCGCATGGGCGTGCGCCTGGAACCCGCTCGGCTGCTCTCCGCGGCCGTCCCCGCCCTCGTCGTGTTCGGCGCGGGCGGCCTCGTCGTGCGCGCCCTCAGCGGCGACGCCCCGATCCCTGCGGCCCTCGGGTCGGTCGCGCTCGGCCTGGTCTATCTCGCGTGGCTGTGGCTCGACCGCCACCGGCTCGGCCTCGACCCGGTCTGGGCGCTCGTGCTACCTCGACGCGGTCGACCGCGCCAGCTCCCGCCCGGAACGCCAGAGGCGCCGCCAGCGCTCTGA
- a CDS encoding glycosyltransferase — protein sequence MTAPLVVVSAGTYHLPFTRLIEWIEPWIARHPEVRTVVQHGPTRPAAGAENHVILPYPDLLDLCARADAVVLQGGAGGVMDLRALGRKPLVVPRVPGDGEVVDDHQLRFTRRVAELELIHPVLTAQTLEELLDAALAGDLDTRLSADVESPGVERFARVLAGTVPPLPASERWRRLWRSGRELARSTASR from the coding sequence GTGACCGCGCCGCTCGTGGTGGTCAGCGCCGGCACGTACCACCTGCCCTTCACGCGGCTGATCGAATGGATCGAGCCGTGGATCGCGCGCCACCCCGAGGTGCGGACGGTCGTGCAGCACGGCCCGACGCGGCCGGCGGCGGGCGCCGAGAACCACGTGATCCTGCCCTACCCCGACCTGCTCGACCTGTGCGCGCGGGCGGACGCCGTCGTGCTGCAGGGCGGCGCCGGCGGGGTGATGGATCTGCGTGCCCTCGGCCGGAAGCCGCTCGTCGTGCCGCGGGTGCCGGGGGACGGCGAGGTCGTCGACGACCACCAGTTGCGGTTCACCCGCCGTGTGGCCGAGCTCGAGCTCATCCACCCCGTGCTCACCGCCCAGACGCTCGAGGAACTGCTCGACGCGGCGCTCGCCGGTGACCTCGACACGCGGCTGAGCGCCGACGTGGAGTCGCCCGGGGTCGAACGGTTCGCCCGCGTGCTCGCCGGCACGGTGCCGCCGCTTCCCGCGTCAGAGCGCTGGCGGCGCCTCTGGCGTTCCGGGCGGGAGCTGGCGCGGTCGACCGCGTCGAGGTAG
- a CDS encoding UDP-N-acetylglucosamine--LPS N-acetylglucosamine transferase produces MRVLIVCSSGGHLTQALALRSWWGEHERHWVTLPTEDARSRLQGERVTEAHYPTVRNAPNLVRNFGLARRVLREFRPDLVLSTGAAIALPFFTQARRVGARTVYIEPVDRIAAPSLSGRLTYPFSDLFLVQWDSLARRYPGSVDIGMIL; encoded by the coding sequence ATGCGCGTGCTCATCGTGTGCTCATCGGGAGGACACCTCACCCAGGCCCTCGCCCTCCGTTCCTGGTGGGGCGAGCACGAACGGCACTGGGTGACCCTGCCGACCGAGGACGCCCGGTCGCGTCTGCAGGGGGAGCGGGTCACCGAGGCCCACTACCCGACCGTGCGGAACGCGCCCAACCTCGTGCGCAACTTCGGGCTCGCCCGCCGCGTGCTGCGGGAATTCCGGCCGGACCTCGTGCTCAGCACGGGTGCCGCGATCGCGCTGCCGTTCTTCACCCAGGCACGACGGGTGGGCGCGCGGACCGTCTACATCGAGCCGGTCGACCGCATCGCCGCCCCGTCGCTGAGCGGTCGGCTCACCTACCCGTTCTCCGACCTGTTCCTCGTGCAGTGGGACAGCCTCGCGCGCCGCTACCCGGGATCCGTCGACATCGGGATGATCCTGTGA
- a CDS encoding glycosyltransferase family 2 protein: protein MPAPVTVVVPTHDRPELMARAVASVLAQTYEGELEVIVVFDACDPVLPALEVGPGRSLRGLPNSRTRGLAGGRNTGILAAQHEFVAFLDDDDEWLPTKLERQMAEFAEHPEAALVGTAMVVDDGVRTHERRVGSTLVGHADLIADRLPGLHSSSFVFRRSALLDTIGLVDEDLPASYGEDYDLLLRTASSSQIRVVDEPLVSVRWAGQSYFFGRWALYAQALQYLLAKHPGFAGNRAALGRIEAQIAFALAAVGDAKEARRWGWRALRHAPRQIKAALAIAISFRLISTERVLRIVRRFGKGI, encoded by the coding sequence GTGCCTGCTCCCGTGACCGTCGTCGTGCCCACGCACGATCGACCCGAGCTGATGGCCCGCGCCGTCGCGAGTGTGCTCGCCCAGACCTACGAGGGCGAACTCGAGGTGATCGTCGTCTTCGACGCGTGCGACCCGGTGCTGCCGGCGCTCGAAGTGGGTCCGGGGCGCTCCCTGCGCGGGCTGCCCAACTCCCGCACCCGCGGCCTCGCCGGGGGACGCAACACCGGCATCCTCGCGGCCCAGCACGAGTTCGTCGCCTTCCTCGACGACGACGACGAGTGGCTGCCCACCAAACTCGAGCGGCAGATGGCCGAGTTCGCCGAACACCCCGAGGCGGCCCTCGTCGGAACCGCGATGGTCGTGGACGACGGGGTGCGCACGCACGAGCGCCGGGTCGGATCGACCCTCGTCGGGCATGCGGACCTCATCGCCGACCGCCTGCCCGGCCTGCACTCGAGCAGTTTCGTCTTCCGCCGGTCCGCGCTCCTCGACACGATCGGCCTCGTCGACGAGGACCTTCCGGCGAGCTACGGCGAGGACTACGACCTGCTGCTGCGCACCGCGTCGAGCTCGCAGATCCGGGTCGTCGACGAACCGCTCGTGAGCGTGCGCTGGGCGGGGCAGTCCTATTTCTTCGGGCGGTGGGCGCTCTACGCGCAAGCGCTGCAGTACCTGCTCGCCAAGCACCCCGGATTCGCCGGCAACCGCGCCGCCCTCGGGCGCATCGAGGCGCAGATCGCCTTCGCCCTCGCCGCGGTCGGCGACGCGAAGGAGGCCCGGCGGTGGGGGTGGCGCGCGCTGCGGCACGCCCCGCGCCAGATCAAGGCGGCGCTCGCGATCGCGATCTCGTTCCGCCTGATCTCCACGGAGCGCGTGCTGCGGATCGTGCGCCGCTTCGGCAAGGGCATCTGA
- a CDS encoding phenylacetate--CoA ligase family protein, whose amino-acid sequence MPRGLVRAAFTAKSALLQGRIRREFRRMLDADVEEPAVRERRQRAEAMSLARLAWDRTDFYRAHYAAAGIRRQDLDDPEAFESLPPVTKEHLREHRDGFLVSGTTARDTLPSSTGGSTGEPLTVLHDRESPVAAMWWRIHRWWGVHPGDHLAMIQRERRTPRQQALERAQWWPTERLTLDARTMTADGMRAFVDRMERVRPPLLTGYVGGVHELARFVAGRGSPPPPLLAVGVTAAPLTPSQRADIERAFSAPVYDQYRSAEVPWMAGECRAHAGLHVLADLRVLEVVDASARRATGIGDVLVTDLRNRRFPLIRYRMGDRTQHLDGACPCGLTLPRIDAVQGRTSDVLRFASGRMVTGGLTGLFNTAPDAVRQFQIHQHADHSITLRCVPGVRGAADPRLDEALERLRGLVDGEAPVRLELVDEIRHDRGKVRVVLSDLPVSGA is encoded by the coding sequence GTGCCGAGAGGCTTGGTCCGCGCCGCGTTCACGGCGAAGTCGGCGCTGTTGCAGGGCCGTATCCGTCGGGAGTTCCGGCGCATGCTCGATGCCGACGTCGAGGAGCCCGCCGTGCGCGAGCGACGGCAGCGCGCCGAGGCGATGAGTCTCGCGCGGCTCGCCTGGGACCGCACGGACTTCTACCGCGCGCACTACGCCGCCGCGGGCATCCGGCGGCAGGATCTCGACGACCCTGAGGCGTTCGAATCGCTGCCGCCGGTGACCAAGGAGCACTTGCGCGAGCACCGGGACGGGTTCCTCGTCTCCGGCACGACCGCCCGGGACACCCTGCCGTCTTCGACCGGTGGATCGACGGGTGAGCCGCTCACCGTGCTGCACGATCGGGAGTCCCCGGTCGCCGCCATGTGGTGGCGCATCCACCGCTGGTGGGGGGTGCACCCGGGCGACCATCTGGCGATGATCCAGCGCGAGCGCCGCACTCCGCGTCAGCAGGCGCTCGAGCGGGCGCAGTGGTGGCCCACCGAGCGGCTCACCCTCGACGCCCGCACCATGACCGCCGACGGGATGCGCGCGTTCGTCGACCGCATGGAGCGCGTGCGTCCGCCCCTGCTCACCGGGTACGTCGGCGGGGTGCACGAGCTCGCCCGGTTCGTCGCCGGACGCGGTTCCCCGCCCCCGCCGCTGCTCGCCGTGGGGGTCACCGCCGCGCCCCTCACGCCCTCACAGCGCGCCGACATCGAGCGGGCCTTCTCCGCACCCGTCTATGACCAGTACCGCAGCGCAGAGGTGCCCTGGATGGCCGGGGAGTGCCGTGCGCACGCCGGCCTGCACGTGCTCGCCGACCTGCGGGTGCTCGAGGTCGTCGACGCGAGCGCCCGACGCGCGACCGGGATCGGCGACGTGCTCGTGACCGACCTGCGCAACCGGCGCTTCCCCCTCATCCGGTACCGGATGGGCGACCGCACGCAGCACCTCGACGGCGCGTGCCCGTGCGGTCTCACGCTGCCTCGGATCGACGCGGTGCAGGGACGCACGTCGGACGTGCTGCGCTTCGCGAGCGGCCGCATGGTGACCGGAGGCCTGACGGGACTGTTCAACACCGCCCCGGACGCGGTGCGGCAGTTCCAGATCCACCAGCACGCCGACCACTCGATCACGCTGCGCTGCGTGCCGGGCGTGCGCGGGGCGGCGGACCCGCGGCTCGACGAGGCCCTCGAGCGTCTGCGCGGACTCGTCGACGGCGAGGCGCCGGTGCGCCTGGAACTCGTGGACGAGATCCGGCACGACCGCGGCAAGGTGCGCGTCGTGCTCTCCGACCTGCCGGTCTCGGGAGCCTGA
- a CDS encoding Gfo/Idh/MocA family protein yields MISIAVAGIGKMGLSHLAMVRAHPDVDVVGVCDSAGYLRDVLGKYTGLPTFADYTTMLDTAKPDAVLIATPTGAHVDMVRAALDRGIHVFCEKPLSLSAADSLDLVARAEAAGVVTAVGYHNRFVGAFREVKRVLDSGAIGDINHALAESYGPVVLRPKGATWRSRRTAGGGCLYDYAAHPLDLLAWYLGEPAKVSGTALGSIFSAETDDEVYSLLHYPAGPTAHLSVNWSDESQRKMTTRITLWGSKGKIVADRQEIQVYLRDTATPPEGYHHGWNVHYTTELTDPVWFYLRGEEYSAQLDHFVRQIQASGAGEAVDPLNDFASALVTDEVIEKLLADAAGIPATAAEPAAAHRPARRPFWSRRHATV; encoded by the coding sequence GTGATCTCGATCGCCGTTGCCGGCATCGGCAAGATGGGCCTGTCCCATCTCGCCATGGTGCGGGCCCATCCCGACGTGGACGTCGTCGGTGTCTGCGACTCCGCAGGCTACCTCCGCGATGTCCTCGGCAAGTACACCGGTCTGCCGACCTTCGCGGACTACACGACCATGCTCGACACCGCGAAGCCCGACGCGGTGCTCATCGCGACGCCCACCGGCGCCCACGTCGACATGGTGCGCGCCGCCCTCGACCGGGGGATCCACGTCTTCTGCGAGAAGCCGCTGTCGCTCTCGGCGGCGGACTCGCTCGACCTCGTCGCCCGCGCGGAAGCCGCGGGCGTCGTGACCGCGGTGGGCTACCACAACCGCTTCGTCGGCGCGTTCCGCGAGGTCAAGCGCGTGCTCGACTCCGGCGCGATCGGCGACATCAACCATGCGCTCGCCGAGTCGTACGGACCCGTGGTGCTGCGTCCCAAGGGCGCCACCTGGCGCAGCCGGCGCACCGCCGGCGGCGGCTGCCTGTACGACTACGCCGCGCACCCGCTCGACCTGCTCGCCTGGTACCTCGGCGAACCCGCGAAGGTGAGCGGCACGGCGCTCGGCAGCATCTTCTCGGCGGAGACCGACGACGAGGTGTACAGCCTGCTGCACTACCCCGCCGGACCGACCGCGCACCTCTCGGTGAACTGGTCCGACGAGTCCCAGCGCAAGATGACGACCCGGATCACCCTGTGGGGTTCGAAGGGCAAGATCGTCGCCGACCGCCAGGAGATCCAGGTCTATCTGCGCGACACCGCGACGCCTCCCGAGGGCTACCACCACGGCTGGAACGTGCACTACACGACCGAACTCACCGACCCGGTGTGGTTCTACCTGCGGGGCGAGGAGTACAGCGCCCAGCTCGACCACTTCGTGCGGCAGATCCAGGCGTCCGGCGCCGGCGAGGCCGTCGACCCGCTCAACGACTTCGCGAGCGCGCTCGTGACCGACGAGGTCATCGAGAAGCTGCTCGCCGACGCGGCCGGCATCCCGGCCACGGCGGCCGAGCCGGCCGCCGCGCACCGGCCGGCGCGTCGCCCGTTCTGGTCGCGTCGCCACGCGACGGTCTGA
- a CDS encoding Wzz/FepE/Etk N-terminal domain-containing protein, which yields MTETNTWSIEDLVRRIASSWVLITVFGVIGIGLAAGAGFVWPERYEAKAVLTVEPIGALQPGTDEVNMETERVVATSTEVLTPAAEQLGWIAPRALATGVTVSVPKGSQVLEISYTDPDPQRAADAANAIATAYSEQRVQNAEKVVQSATDSLSARIGELQTQLDGVPAGSSAARAIDVQIVTLQERLATLVSSTFYSGSIVSPAATPRDSTTPSLAVFLAAGAGLGVLLGLFVALVRARLRESSPRTATPQTAVTTAPVTTPATVTATNGRPAPLRETSTAVSRERADEAGTVERASEPAADDAAPRPESPRAPRPAAAHTRPGSRTPNRRASSDGARS from the coding sequence ATGACGGAGACCAACACGTGGTCGATCGAGGACCTGGTGCGACGCATCGCGTCGAGTTGGGTGCTGATCACGGTGTTCGGTGTGATCGGCATCGGCCTCGCCGCCGGAGCGGGCTTCGTGTGGCCGGAACGCTACGAGGCGAAGGCCGTGCTCACGGTCGAGCCGATCGGAGCCCTGCAGCCCGGCACCGATGAGGTCAACATGGAGACCGAACGGGTCGTCGCGACCTCCACGGAGGTGCTCACGCCGGCGGCCGAGCAACTCGGATGGATCGCGCCGCGCGCCCTCGCGACCGGGGTGACGGTGAGCGTGCCCAAGGGCTCGCAAGTGCTCGAGATCAGCTACACCGACCCCGACCCGCAGCGGGCCGCGGACGCGGCGAACGCGATCGCCACGGCCTACAGCGAGCAGCGCGTGCAGAACGCGGAGAAGGTGGTGCAGTCGGCGACGGACAGCCTCTCGGCGCGCATCGGCGAACTCCAGACGCAGCTCGACGGCGTGCCGGCCGGCAGTTCGGCGGCCCGTGCGATCGACGTGCAGATCGTGACGCTGCAGGAGCGGCTCGCGACGCTCGTGTCGAGCACCTTCTACTCGGGCAGCATCGTGAGCCCCGCCGCCACCCCGCGGGACTCCACGACACCGTCGCTCGCGGTCTTCCTCGCGGCCGGCGCGGGTCTCGGCGTGCTGCTCGGGCTGTTCGTCGCCCTCGTCCGCGCACGACTTCGTGAGTCGTCGCCTCGGACAGCGACCCCGCAGACCGCCGTCACCACCGCCCCCGTCACCACGCCGGCCACGGTCACGGCGACCAACGGCAGGCCCGCGCCGCTGCGCGAGACCTCGACGGCCGTCTCCCGAGAGCGAGCGGACGAGGCGGGCACCGTGGAGCGGGCGTCCGAGCCCGCCGCCGACGACGCGGCTCCGCGTCCCGAGTCGCCGCGCGCTCCGCGCCCGGCGGCGGCGCACACCCGTCCGGGTTCGCGCACGCCGAACCGGCGCGCGTCCTCCGACGGCGCGCGCAGCTGA
- a CDS encoding ChaB family protein: MPGKKELPSTLERSEKHAQETWIKAHDSAVESYGEGERAHRTAFSAVKHSYEKVGDHWEPKDEKGPSDDAAAGGRNAKPTKGGVDANASKAHLREVASRLEIRGRSTMTKDELVDAIQKANARETRKARE, encoded by the coding sequence ATGCCCGGCAAGAAGGAACTGCCCAGCACCCTGGAACGCTCGGAGAAGCACGCGCAGGAGACCTGGATCAAGGCGCACGACTCGGCGGTCGAGAGCTACGGCGAGGGCGAGCGGGCGCACCGCACCGCGTTCTCGGCGGTCAAGCACTCGTACGAGAAGGTCGGCGACCACTGGGAGCCGAAGGACGAGAAGGGGCCGTCCGACGACGCGGCCGCCGGCGGGCGGAACGCGAAGCCCACGAAGGGCGGGGTCGACGCCAATGCGTCGAAGGCGCACTTGCGTGAGGTCGCGTCGCGGCTGGAGATCCGCGGGCGGTCGACGATGACGAAGGACGAGCTCGTCGACGCGATCCAAAAGGCCAACGCGCGCGAGACGCGGAAGGCGCGGGAGTGA
- a CDS encoding PGPGW domain-containing protein has protein sequence MAQGLQGELDRDIRAATDARHPVRRMLRRIRAWMERRPRIRWAYRLVVGVLGGALTALGLLLVPLPGPGWLVVFLGLAVLGTEFAAARRVSAVLRRMLARFWAWWRARRARAATE, from the coding sequence ATGGCGCAGGGACTCCAGGGCGAGCTCGACCGCGACATCCGGGCCGCGACCGACGCGCGTCATCCGGTACGCCGGATGCTGCGACGCATCCGCGCGTGGATGGAGCGTCGTCCGCGCATCCGCTGGGCGTACCGACTCGTCGTCGGGGTGCTCGGGGGAGCGCTGACCGCGCTTGGGCTGCTGCTGGTGCCGCTGCCGGGACCGGGGTGGCTCGTGGTCTTCCTGGGTCTCGCCGTATTGGGCACCGAGTTCGCCGCCGCGCGACGCGTGAGCGCCGTCCTCCGGCGGATGCTCGCCCGGTTCTGGGCCTGGTGGCGCGCGCGACGGGCGCGGGCCGCGACGGAGTGA